One Nitrospirota bacterium genomic window, GGCCCCGCTGGCGGAACATTGCGTCAGGGTAGAAGTGGACGTTGAGCCGCGGCGAGCAAAAGACCCCTCAGATCATACATTCTTATGGGCGGAGTTTTCGGTCTAACCACGAGCGCAACGTCCACACCTGCCCAATTCGGTCGGGTCGGCAAGTCGTCCGCACCGACCGAACTGGTTCACATACTCGAACAAGCTATCACGCGGCGTCCAGGACCCTCTGTTTCGGGCGCGAGGGAGTGACGCGATTCTGCGCAATCAAGGGATCAAGGACCAGGCCGCAATTGATACAGCGGAGCACGGCCACTTCCTGCGAGAAATCCGGTCGCCACTCCTTCACCATCAGTCCCTTGCATTTTTGACAAGTCATCGGCCCACCTCCTACTGTCATGTATTCCATTTCCGAAGCGTCGATCACCGACAGACGGAACTCTAGCATTGCAAGATTAACAGGGTGTTAACTGGCAGTTAGAACTCTCTAATGTCGATACAGGACGACATCCATGACCTGGCGGTGATCGGTGCATGGATAGCTGCACGAAGGTCCTGTATTCAGTGATGAAGTCATGTACTGACTTTCTCCCTTCGCTTCCTCATTGATTTCCCCGCATATTCATCTTCCTTCACTAGTCCGCATTATTCATGAGCACTTCTGCTGCAATCGCGGATTCGCGGCTACGACAAGCCTTCGGCGGGCAGGCTCGCCGTTCGTTCCCTCGACGTACTCTTCAAGTACGCCTCGGGCTCTCACGGCTCCGCGTGCCCGTCTCACAACGCGACTGCGCGATTTCGCGACGAACTGTCATGAATAATGCGGGCTAGGAGGTTGCTATGCACATCCATTCCCAAACGGTTCGTGTTGAGAGACAGGTTCTGTACGAGCAAGTCTGGGCCCAGCCCATGACGAAGGTGGCTAATGAGTATGGGATCTCGAATGTGGCTTTGGCCAAGATCTGTAAGAAACTGAACGTTCCCTGCCCATGGCGTGGCTACTGGCGCAGGAAAGAGACGGGCAAGTCGGTGAAGCCGCTTCCCCTTCCGTCGAACTCAGACCCGACCAAACAGGTTGCGACGATTCATCGAACGATTCGACCAGACGCTGTCGTGCAGATGTCAGAGGACGCCGTGCAACGCATCGACACAGAGCAGATTGCTGAACAGAAAATCGAGGTATCGGATCGGCTCACAAGCCCACATCACTTGTTGAAAGCTCACTTGGAGGAATGGCGATCCCCCAAAGTGGACGACTATGGGGCCATTTGGTCTGGTGATATCAGGCAGCTCAATATTCGTGTCAGCCCCAAGAGTCTCGCTCGAGCGTTGCGGATTATGGACACGCTTTTCAAGGCTCTGGAGGCCCGTGGTCATCACGTCGGAATTCAGGAAGGGTATCAGCGGAGTCTGGGAGTTCGCATCGATGGAGAACCGATCGAGTTCGGTCTCGAAGAACGATTTCAGCGCATCGCTCATCCGGACCAGAATAACCCTCGGCTCGAATCCTGGATGCGAAAGCGTTACCTGTACATTCCGACCAGTTCACTATTCCTGAAGATTGTTGCGTGGGGGATCGACGGATTTCAGAAGAGCTGGAGCGATGGGAAGACTGCCAAGCTCGAAACCTGCCTCAATGATTTTATTGTGGGACTCTTGAAAGTGGCAGGGGCAGCCAAGGCTCGACGACTGAAACAGGAGCAGGAGGAGCAGATCAGGCGTGAAGCCGAACGGCGACGTCAGGAAGAGGCACAAAAGCGGCAGGAGGAGTTGGTCAGACGACAGGCCTTGGAGCAGGAAGCCACCAATTGGGCAAAAGCTCAGCAGTTACGGGCCTATCTCGCCGCGGTCAAGGACAGGCTACATGCCAAGCATGGCGAGATTCAGTCAGGAAGCCCGGCGGATCAGTGGCTTGCCTGGGCCTACCAGCATGCCGATAGGCTCGATCCATTGGCAAAGGGATGAAAACACAATCATTTCCCGTCCCAAGCTGGGGTGATTTCTCAAGGGGAAAGGGGTATTCTGCGGAACTAAAAAGGAGGCTAGGTGGCTCTCTCTCTCAATAAACCCAAGCTCGACAACCTCGCGTCCGATATCTGGAAATCTGCGGAGCGGCTGCGCGGCAAGTTCAAGTCTTACGAGTATCAGAGCGTCATCCTGCCCATCATCGTCATTCGCCGTCTGGAGTGTGTGCTGATTGATTGGCGGACCAAAAAGGCCACCGAGGTGCTGAAGAACCGGCCCAAGCTCACGGAGAAGGAACTCGCTAAGCTGGTCAAGGGCATGGAACTAGGCACCGCACCTTTCTCGAACAAGACAGAGCTGACGCTCCGCTCGGTCTATGAGGAAGACCACGCGCTGCTGGAGGAGAACTTCCGCGCCTACATCAACGGCTTTTCCAAGAACGTCGACGACATCATCGAGCACTTCAATTACCGCGCCACCATCGGCCTGATGGTGAAGAACAACCGGCTGGCCCCGATCCTGAACCAATACAAGGAGCTTGCACTTGGCCCGAGCCAGCTTTCCGGGTTGGAAATGGGCTACATCTACGAAGAGTTGCTCCGGCGCTTTTCGGAACAAAGTGGTGACGAGGCCGGGGAACACTTCACGCCGCGCGAAGTCATCCGCCTCATGGTTGAGCTGCTGGATATTCCCATTCCGGACAAGCATCTCTCCATCTACGATCCCGCCAGTGGCACGGGCGGCATGTTGTCCGTGGCGAAGGAGCATTTGCTGGAGCGCGCCGACACGCCGGAGGAAAAGGCGCGGGTCGAGAAATACGTCACCGTGCATGGCCAGGAGCTTTCCCCCACGAACTACGCTGTCTGTCAGGCCGACCTCCTCATCAAGAACGACCGGCAGGCCACCGTCCACCTCGGCAACTCGCTCATCCCGCATGAGAAGAACAGCAAGGAGCCGGGCGACCAATGGCCGGAGCCCAAGTGGCGCTTCAACCGGATGCTCAGCAATCCGCCCTTCGGCGTCACCTGGGGCGGCAAGGACGGCTACGAGAAGGAAGCCCGCAAGCTGGAGAAGACCCGCTACAAGGCTGGGATGCCCCGCGTGAATGACGGCTCGCTGCTCTTTCTGGAAACCATGCTGGCCAAGATGGCCCCGCCCGAAGAAGGTGGCAGCCGCATCGCCATCATCTTCAATGGCTCACCCCTCTCCAATGGCGATTGCGGTTCCGGCGAGAGCGAGATCCGCCGCTGGATTTTGGAGAACGACTGGCTCGACGCCATAGTCATGCTGCCTGATCAACTTTTCTATAACACCGGCATCTTCACCTACGTATGGCTGCTGCGGAACGACAAGCCCGCCAGCCACAAGGGCCGAGTGATGCTCATAGACGCCCGCAAACAGTTCGAGAACGAGCCGAAATCGTTTGGCAACAAACGTCACCGCATCACCGACACCCATCGCGCGTGGATCGAGGAGCGCTACAACAAAGGCTGGGCCAAGGGCTACACCGACGAGCAGGTCAAAATCTTCCCGCGCGAGGACTTTGCCTACCACAAGGTCAGCGTCGTCTTCTGGCAGACGGATAAGCATGACCAGCCTGCCATCGTCACCGAGCCTTACGAGAAGGCGTTCACCGCCGCGAATGTGACGAAGGAGCAGGGCTTCCACGAGAGCGACCTGAGCTTCCACGTGCGGGTGAAAGTGAAAGACGAGGAAAAGACCGTCGAGTTCACCGTCACAGCGAAGGACAACGCCGCGAAGCAGTTCAAGGATGCCCTCGCAGACGCCGACGAAACGCTCTCCGTCGAATGGACGCACCGGCACTATGTGCAGGACGACGAATACATCCCGCACGGCGAGGATATCGCGGCCTTCCTGAAACGCGAAATCGCCAAGCCGATCATCCGCTGGGAAGAAACCAAGAAAGACGGCAAGCCGATCCTCGGCTACGAAATTATGCCGAACAAATACTTCTACCGCTACCAGCCGCCCACGTCCGCGAAAGACTTGTTGGCGGAGTTCTGGAAGCTGGAGAAGGACGCGGAGAAGATGTTGGAAGGTTTGGCGAAATGATAGCTGAGCAAATAGATGACCTATGGCTTGACGCAATGCCGCACGACTGGAGTCGCAGTCGCATTCGCAATGTGGCTACCTTGTCACCCAACTATTCCCAGACATGGCCCGCATTGGATGAGCCATGCACGGTCGTTCCAATGGAACTGCTTTCCAGCGATGGCGTAATTGACGTGTCTATTCAGCAACCGCTAGAGGAGATTTCAACAGGCCTGCCTCTATTTGAAAAGGGCGACGTTCTCTTCGCGAAAATCACTCCTTGTATGGAAAACGGAAAAGGGGCGTTCGTGCGGGAACTGCCAACACGCTATGCCTTTGGGAGCACCGAATTTCATGTGCTTCGGGCGGGGAACAAAGTTGACGGCCAATTTCTGTATTACGCCACGTTCAATCCAGTTTACCGGGCTTATGCAGCAGAAAATATGGTGGGAGCGGCTGGTCAAAAGCGTGTGTCCTCTCGTTTTTTGAAAGATACAAGGTTGTTCCTCCCGCCGCTCCCAGAGCAGCTGCGCATCGCGGCGTATCTGGATGCGAGTTGTACGGCGATTGATGCGGCGGTGGCAGCCAAACGCCGCCAACTCGAAACTCTCGATGCCGTGAGGGAAAGCATCATCGAAACGGCGGTCACGAGGGGGTTGAGTGCCAATCCCAAATGCCGGGTGATCGATCATGATTGGATCGGGGCGTTACCGGAGCGCTGGGAAGCGGTTCGGATCAAACGGGTCACCTCACGGCTCGATTATGGAATTTCGGTGAGCAGTGAGCCTGAAGGTAAATATCCTGTGCTCAAGATGGGGAACATTCAAGGCGGAGAAATCGTTTTCTCAAAGATGGAGTTCGTAGGTGAAGTTGCCGAAGAACTCCTTCTCGAACACAACGACCTGCTTTACAACCGCACCAATAGCCCGGATCAGGTTGGCAAAGCGGCGTTATTCCTTGGCTCCAAGGACGATGCAGTCACGTTCGCATCGTATCTTGTCAGGCTACGGGTCAATCATCGCATCATTCCTGAGTTCCTCAATTATGTCGTGAACTGTGCAGGTTTTCTCGCATTCGCCCGCCGCTTGGCCATTCCTTCGGTGCAGCAATCAAATCTAAATTCAACCCGTTATGGCAGGCTGCACATACCTCTGCCGTCCGTCACCGAGCAGCGAGCCATCTGTGAGCACCTCAATACAAAAGTTGGGGAGATGAAGCGCGTAGTGACAACCATCGAAACCCAGATCGCCATCCTGACCGCCTATCGCAAGTCACTGATTCACGAATGCGTCACCGGCCAGCGACGGATCACGGAGTCGGACATCAAGTGGGTTAAAGCCCATGGCTAAAAAGAAGAAAGCCCCGGAGCTGACGTTTCAGCAACACATCGCGGATTATCTCGTCCGCGAGCACAAGTATGCCGTGCTGGAGCAGTCCGATATCACGGACCATGAGCATTTCATCGCCGAAGACCAGCTCTGGGCCTTCCTCAAAGCCAGTCAGGCCGAGACGCTGAAGAAGCTGGTGGACGATTACGGCACAGACGCGCGGGAGGAGGTCTTTAAGGCACTGCGCAAGGAACTGGAGCACACGCCGCTATGGATGCTCTTCCGGCAGGGACTCAAGGTGCGCGGGCTGGAGTTTCGCCTGTTCTATTCCAAGCCGCGCTCCGCCGCGAGCGCCGCTGCGGCCAAATACACCGAGAACCGCATCACTTTCCGCCCGCACTTCTACTTCGGCGACGCGAACCACGAGATTGATTTTGTCTTCTACCTCAACGGCCTTCCCATCGTGGTGCTGGAGCTGAAGCACGAGGCCAATCAGAACGTGCATGAGGCGGTGTCGCAGTTCACCAAGCGCGACCATACGCAGAAGATTTTCCAGCATCCCTTCCTCTACCTCGCCGCCGATACCAGCGACGCGATGGCCGCCACCGACCCGCGCAAGAAGGAGAACTTCCGCTGGCACAACATGGGGCTGACCAACACGCCCACGAATGCCGACGAGTATCCGGTCGAGTTCCTTTACCGCGAGGTGCTGTCGCAGGAGCACTTGCTGGAGGCCTTGTCATTCTTCCTCGTCCGCGTGCCCGAGCGGGAAGCCGAGGACGACAAGCCTGAGCGTCCGGCCTCCACGATCTTTCCGCGCTATCACCAAAGCCGTCTGGTGCGGCGGGTGGCGGAGGACATCACGACCCACTTCGCCACAGCGGGCGACATCGGCAAAAAGTATCTGGCCGACCATTCCGCCGGCAGCGGCAAGACGCTCTCCATCTGCTGGCTGGCCGACCGGCTGCACTGCCTCTTCAAGCCCGGCACGAACGAGAAGCTGGTGGACATCACCTTCATCCTCACCGACCGCAAATCGCTCGACACGAACATCCGGGAGGACATCGACAAGTTCACCCACCTTAAGGATGTGGTGGGCATTGCAAGGAAGGCCGACGACCTGCCGCGTTTCCTCAAGGAGCGGAAATCCATCATTGTCACCACGCAGCAGAAGTTTGCCTGGGTGCTGGAGGAGATTCAGAAGAATCCGGAATTGAAGAAGCTGCGGGTGGCGTTCTTAATTGATGAAGCCCATCGTTCGCAGGAGGGCCAGATGGGCGCAGCCATCCGCCTGCCGTTCCGCAGGGAGGGTGAGCCGGACGAAGAAACTCCCGATGAAGATCTGGAAGAGCAGATTGCTAAGGTCATCCGTGAGCATGACCTGAATCAGTTATTTGTCGCCTTCACCGCCACACCGGCACCGGCTACCGTATCGATGTTCGGCAAGCCGTTCGACAGCTACACCGAGGCGGAAGCCATCGCCGAGGGCTACATCGTGGACGTGGCGGCGAGCATCATTTCCTACCAGACGCTCTACAACCTGCATTGCCCCATCGTCCCGAAGCCAGACGAGGAGAAGCTCTACCCCAAAGGCGTCGTGTCCAAGGCGCTCCAGAACGTCGCGTTTCAGGATGACGGGCTGATCCAATACAAGGCCGAAGTGATGCTGCGCATCTTCGAGAAGGACGTGAAGCCGCTCATCGGCGGACGGGCTAAGGCGATGATCGTCACGTCGTCGCGCGTGGCCGGGCTGCGGTATTTCAATATCATCAAGGAGAAGCTCAAGGAGCGCGGTGCCGGCTACAGGGTCCTGTATGCCTTCTCAGACTTCGTTCACCCGGAGACGAATGCGGCCATCAGCGAACATGCTGTGAATGAGTTGCAGCCGGGCGAGTTGATTGAAGACCGTTTCGAGGGCGACGACTACCGGATCATGGTAGTCGCGAATAAATTTCAGACCGGCTTCGACCAGCCATTGCTCGCGGGCATGTTCCTCGACAAGCCAGTCCTCGACCGCAACGCGGTGCAGACGGTCTCGCGGCTGAACCGCTGCCACCATGGCAAGAAAGATGTCGTGGTCGTGGACTTCACCAACAACGCCAAGCAAATCCTGAAAGCCTTTGCGAAATATCGGAAGGGCACGCCGTTCGAGCCGGAGGAACCGGATCAAGAAACCTGTCCGAAACTGCACGCGGAGATTCTGGCCGCAGGCGTCTTCACCCAGAAGGACGCCGCCGACGTACTCGCGCTGCTCAAGAG contains:
- a CDS encoding DEAD/DEAH box helicase family protein; the encoded protein is MAKKKKAPELTFQQHIADYLVREHKYAVLEQSDITDHEHFIAEDQLWAFLKASQAETLKKLVDDYGTDAREEVFKALRKELEHTPLWMLFRQGLKVRGLEFRLFYSKPRSAASAAAAKYTENRITFRPHFYFGDANHEIDFVFYLNGLPIVVLELKHEANQNVHEAVSQFTKRDHTQKIFQHPFLYLAADTSDAMAATDPRKKENFRWHNMGLTNTPTNADEYPVEFLYREVLSQEHLLEALSFFLVRVPEREAEDDKPERPASTIFPRYHQSRLVRRVAEDITTHFATAGDIGKKYLADHSAGSGKTLSICWLADRLHCLFKPGTNEKLVDITFILTDRKSLDTNIREDIDKFTHLKDVVGIARKADDLPRFLKERKSIIVTTQQKFAWVLEEIQKNPELKKLRVAFLIDEAHRSQEGQMGAAIRLPFRREGEPDEETPDEDLEEQIAKVIREHDLNQLFVAFTATPAPATVSMFGKPFDSYTEAEAIAEGYIVDVAASIISYQTLYNLHCPIVPKPDEEKLYPKGVVSKALQNVAFQDDGLIQYKAEVMLRIFEKDVKPLIGGRAKAMIVTSSRVAGLRYFNIIKEKLKERGAGYRVLYAFSDFVHPETNAAISEHAVNELQPGELIEDRFEGDDYRIMVVANKFQTGFDQPLLAGMFLDKPVLDRNAVQTVSRLNRCHHGKKDVVVVDFTNNAKQILKAFAKYRKGTPFEPEEPDQETCPKLHAEILAAGVFTQKDAADVLALLKSGTDAQVQFQVNALRTRFQAKLTDWEARKAFVYLLARFVKSFHFLTCFFTYSPEIQEFVTFAEWVGPQLIKVGTVSDLMKQIRATMVTKAAVQYQGVMTSGGPVKLQPGKGKGGAGPVSVKVSVQDVIAQIRAKFDITDEEALYIKQVTEEKIADPAIRTTVQAHREDRIYLEGPYRGQVNGDIQTTYDARGRYDELADPKYTDTGGIFDIMAVTVIHTHLSSAA
- a CDS encoding restriction endonuclease subunit S, with amino-acid sequence MELLSSDGVIDVSIQQPLEEISTGLPLFEKGDVLFAKITPCMENGKGAFVRELPTRYAFGSTEFHVLRAGNKVDGQFLYYATFNPVYRAYAAENMVGAAGQKRVSSRFLKDTRLFLPPLPEQLRIAAYLDASCTAIDAAVAAKRRQLETLDAVRESIIETAVTRGLSANPKCRVIDHDWIGALPERWEAVRIKRVTSRLDYGISVSSEPEGKYPVLKMGNIQGGEIVFSKMEFVGEVAEELLLEHNDLLYNRTNSPDQVGKAALFLGSKDDAVTFASYLVRLRVNHRIIPEFLNYVVNCAGFLAFARRLAIPSVQQSNLNSTRYGRLHIPLPSVTEQRAICEHLNTKVGEMKRVVTTIETQIAILTAYRKSLIHECVTGQRRITESDIKWVKAHG
- a CDS encoding N-6 DNA methylase, which codes for MALSLNKPKLDNLASDIWKSAERLRGKFKSYEYQSVILPIIVIRRLECVLIDWRTKKATEVLKNRPKLTEKELAKLVKGMELGTAPFSNKTELTLRSVYEEDHALLEENFRAYINGFSKNVDDIIEHFNYRATIGLMVKNNRLAPILNQYKELALGPSQLSGLEMGYIYEELLRRFSEQSGDEAGEHFTPREVIRLMVELLDIPIPDKHLSIYDPASGTGGMLSVAKEHLLERADTPEEKARVEKYVTVHGQELSPTNYAVCQADLLIKNDRQATVHLGNSLIPHEKNSKEPGDQWPEPKWRFNRMLSNPPFGVTWGGKDGYEKEARKLEKTRYKAGMPRVNDGSLLFLETMLAKMAPPEEGGSRIAIIFNGSPLSNGDCGSGESEIRRWILENDWLDAIVMLPDQLFYNTGIFTYVWLLRNDKPASHKGRVMLIDARKQFENEPKSFGNKRHRITDTHRAWIEERYNKGWAKGYTDEQVKIFPREDFAYHKVSVVFWQTDKHDQPAIVTEPYEKAFTAANVTKEQGFHESDLSFHVRVKVKDEEKTVEFTVTAKDNAAKQFKDALADADETLSVEWTHRHYVQDDEYIPHGEDIAAFLKREIAKPIIRWEETKKDGKPILGYEIMPNKYFYRYQPPTSAKDLLAEFWKLEKDAEKMLEGLAK